CGCCCGCACCGCCCCCGCGGGGGTGGCCGCGTGAGCGAGGTGCGCACCTTCCGCCTCCCCGACGTCGGGGAGGGGCTCACCGAGGCCGAGATCCTGTCCTGGCACGTCAAGCCCGGCGACGCGGTCACGGTCAACCAGACCATCGTCGAGATCGAGACGGCGAAGGCCGCGGTGGAGCTGCCGTGCCCGTTCGCCGGCGTCGTGGCCGAGGTCTTCGTCTCCGAGGGCGAGGTGGTCGAGGTCGGCACGCCGATCCTGTCGATCTCCACCGACGCGCCCGCCCCTGCCGGCGACGTCGGCCCCGCGCCCGCGGGCGACACCGCGACGACCGCCGCGCCGGCCGCGCCGGCCGAGCCTGCTGCCGAGCCCGCTCCGGCCGCGGCTGCCGCACCCGCGGCTGCCGCCCCGGCGGCGCGCGAGGCCGTGCTCGTCGGCTACGGCGTCAAGCAGACGGCCACCCCGGTCCGCCGCGCGCGCGTGCTCTCCCGCGACCCGCACGGCACCACCGCGCCGGAGGCCGGGCCGCCCGGCGAGGCGGTCAAGCCGGTGCGCCACGGCGGCCTCGAGGTGGGCCGTCACGCCGAGGAGGTGCTCTCGCGCCGCTCGGTGGTGCTGGCCAAGCCGCCGGTGCGCCGGCTCGCGAAGGACCTCGACGTCGACCTCGCCGTCGTCGCGCCCACCGGGCCCGGCGGCGTCATCACCCGCGACGACGTCCAGCGTGCGGCCGGCGGCCGCGGCGCGGCGGCAGCCTCGGCCCGGGCGGGCGGCGCCCTCGGCGGCCCGCGCCCGGCGTCGGGCGAGCGCGAGACCCGCACGCCGGTCAAGGGCGTCGTCGCGCTCATGGCCGAGGCGATGGTGTCCAGCGCCTTCACCGCACCGCACGTCACCGAGTGGGTCGAGGTCGACGTCACCCGCACCCTCGAGCTCGTCGACCGGCTCAAGGCCCGCCCGGAGC
This genomic interval from Frankiales bacterium contains the following:
- a CDS encoding 2-oxo acid dehydrogenase subunit E2, translated to MSEVRTFRLPDVGEGLTEAEILSWHVKPGDAVTVNQTIVEIETAKAAVELPCPFAGVVAEVFVSEGEVVEVGTPILSISTDAPAPAGDVGPAPAGDTATTAAPAAPAEPAAEPAPAAAAAPAAAAPAAREAVLVGYGVKQTATPVRRARVLSRDPHGTTAPEAGPPGEAVKPVRHGGLEVGRHAEEVLSRRSVVLAKPPVRRLAKDLDVDLAVVAPTGPGGVITRDDVQRAAGGRGAAAASARAGGALGGPRPASGERETRTPVKGVVALMAEAMVSSAFTAPHVTEWVEVDVTRTLELVDRLKARPELEGTRVSPLLLVAAGLIRAVRRNPGINAVWDAEAREIVTKHYVNLGIAAATPRGLVVPNVKDADQLDLVGLARALHDLVETAKSGRTSVADMSGGTITITNVGVFGVDGGTPIINPGESAILAVGRAVAKPWVHEGEVRVRQIMQLTLSFDHRLVDGALGSTVLADVARFLEDPAVDLALG